In Xanthomonas sp. SI, the following are encoded in one genomic region:
- a CDS encoding TonB-dependent receptor, whose protein sequence is MSKLTLGLVAALAAAPVFAQSTSAGVGGLVTHDGQPVVGAEVTITHAESGTVSRATTDASGRYNARGLRVGGPYTITITKPGEGTKTEDGVYLSVNQTASVNAALSGDVTTLQTVNAVAVAGGSDMFSATKMGAGTNVGREQIESLPSVNGNIQDYMRLDPRVAFVDRASGTISAGGLNPRYNSINIDGVSASDTFGLEGNNMTTRRQPVSMEAIEALDVNLSNYDVSIASAAGATVNAVTKSGTNEFHGSVYGYMRDGDWFGDNPDGSKFNGFTKEKTYGATFGGPIVKDKLFFFANYEKFQQDAPGLDLGSTALGKANAKYTLADVARAQQIAQNYGFDAGSLDSNGNTDLEEYALKLDWNINDNHRASFRYSKLDQSKLRINGASSTSQASLSSYWYQHEKTVESYVGQLFSDWSENFSTEFKASYRDYSAIRVVPTDAPSVAIYFDGTVAAPTGDVLFLGTETNSQGNILTTKTWNYYGAGTLTLGNHDLKFGVDYTTNDVYNLFGRNSWGVYTFLGLDNFANGRWSSYQLNSERTPGSIAADYKNDNLGLFIQDTWYVNNNLTLTLGLRGDRPGVSPDPTYNAAAQAYFGYDNSKVFGGDFLIQPRFGFNYTFDTDRPTQLRGGVGLFQGDAPQVWIGNSYSNTGFNYNAYSYTAYNPALPFSPNKDTQPIPTAPGSATQGVSFVGNDFKLPSLYKANLALDHETPWYGIVASAELLVTKVKNGLYYKSLNIGRVNNPGEDPAPAYYGPDGRALYWNPAQTGRAWAAGNNRYNRNGAYSDVFLIENTDKGKTQQFTVSLSKPFSEGGDWSWNLGYTYTHATEVGSLTSSTASSGWGYQYAFNANSETENTSRYEIKDRISGSLNWKHKFFSDYETRVGLVYEGRSGRPYSYVYNGDANGDSRSTNDLFYVPKGPGDVLFGNLSSTGAFTANPALEKQFFDWLAQNPQLAKYAGSYAPANGFRSSWINTFDVHISQQLPGFFKGHKSEVWLDIQNVGNLLNKKWGQIYDYGFFADARVANLQGIYNGKYVYNTLYTDQPSAANADADGFNTGVSQWSLNLGFRYEF, encoded by the coding sequence ATGTCCAAGCTCACCCTTGGCCTCGTTGCTGCGCTTGCCGCCGCCCCTGTGTTCGCCCAGAGCACCTCCGCCGGCGTCGGCGGTTTGGTCACCCACGATGGCCAGCCTGTGGTCGGCGCCGAAGTGACCATCACCCACGCCGAATCGGGCACGGTCAGCCGCGCCACCACGGACGCCAGCGGCCGCTACAACGCGCGCGGCCTGCGCGTCGGTGGCCCGTACACCATCACCATCACCAAGCCCGGCGAAGGCACCAAGACCGAAGACGGTGTGTACCTGAGCGTGAATCAGACCGCCAGCGTCAATGCCGCGCTGAGTGGCGACGTGACGACGCTGCAGACGGTGAACGCGGTCGCGGTCGCCGGCGGTTCCGACATGTTCAGCGCCACCAAGATGGGCGCGGGCACCAACGTCGGCCGCGAGCAGATCGAGTCGCTGCCGTCGGTCAACGGCAATATCCAGGACTACATGCGCCTGGATCCGCGCGTGGCCTTCGTCGATCGCGCGTCCGGCACCATCAGCGCCGGCGGCCTGAACCCGCGCTACAACTCGATCAACATCGACGGCGTCTCGGCCAGCGACACCTTCGGCCTGGAAGGCAATAACATGACCACCCGGCGCCAGCCGGTGTCGATGGAAGCCATCGAAGCGCTGGACGTCAACCTGTCCAACTACGACGTCAGCATCGCCAGCGCCGCCGGCGCCACCGTCAATGCGGTGACCAAGTCCGGTACCAACGAGTTCCATGGTTCGGTCTACGGCTACATGCGCGATGGCGACTGGTTCGGCGACAACCCGGACGGCAGCAAGTTCAACGGCTTCACCAAGGAAAAGACCTACGGCGCCACCTTCGGCGGCCCGATCGTCAAGGACAAGCTGTTCTTCTTCGCCAACTACGAAAAGTTCCAGCAGGACGCGCCTGGCCTCGACCTGGGCAGCACCGCGCTGGGCAAGGCCAACGCCAAGTACACCCTGGCGGACGTGGCGCGTGCGCAGCAGATCGCGCAAAACTACGGCTTCGACGCCGGTTCGCTCGACAGCAACGGCAATACCGATCTTGAGGAATACGCGCTCAAGCTCGACTGGAACATCAACGACAACCACCGCGCCAGCTTCCGCTACAGCAAGCTCGACCAAAGCAAGCTGCGCATCAACGGCGCCAGCAGCACCAGCCAGGCCTCGCTGAGCTCGTACTGGTACCAGCATGAGAAGACCGTCGAGAGCTACGTCGGCCAGCTGTTCAGTGACTGGTCCGAGAACTTCTCCACGGAGTTCAAGGCGTCTTACCGCGATTACTCCGCGATCCGCGTGGTGCCGACCGACGCCCCCAGCGTCGCGATCTACTTCGACGGCACCGTCGCCGCGCCGACCGGCGACGTGCTGTTCCTCGGCACCGAGACCAATTCGCAGGGCAACATCCTCACCACCAAGACCTGGAACTACTACGGCGCCGGCACCCTGACCCTCGGCAACCACGACCTGAAGTTCGGCGTCGACTACACCACCAACGACGTCTACAACCTGTTCGGCCGCAACAGCTGGGGCGTGTACACGTTCCTGGGCCTGGACAACTTCGCCAATGGCCGCTGGAGTTCCTACCAGCTCAACAGCGAGCGCACCCCGGGTTCGATCGCGGCCGACTACAAGAACGACAATCTCGGCCTGTTCATCCAGGACACCTGGTATGTCAACAACAACCTGACCCTGACCCTGGGCCTGCGCGGCGACCGGCCGGGCGTCAGTCCGGATCCGACCTATAACGCGGCCGCCCAGGCGTACTTCGGCTACGACAACAGCAAGGTGTTCGGCGGCGATTTCCTGATCCAGCCGCGCTTCGGCTTCAACTACACGTTCGACACCGACCGTCCGACCCAGTTGCGCGGTGGCGTGGGCCTGTTCCAGGGCGATGCGCCGCAGGTGTGGATCGGCAACAGCTACTCCAATACCGGGTTCAACTACAACGCCTACAGCTATACCGCCTACAACCCGGCGTTGCCGTTCAGCCCGAACAAGGACACGCAGCCGATTCCGACCGCGCCGGGTTCCGCCACCCAGGGCGTCAGCTTCGTCGGCAACGATTTCAAGCTGCCGTCGCTGTACAAGGCCAACCTCGCGCTCGACCACGAAACCCCGTGGTACGGCATCGTGGCGTCGGCCGAGTTGCTGGTGACCAAGGTCAAGAACGGCCTGTACTACAAGAGCCTGAACATCGGTCGGGTGAACAATCCGGGCGAGGACCCGGCCCCGGCCTACTACGGCCCGGATGGCCGTGCGCTGTACTGGAACCCGGCGCAGACCGGCCGCGCGTGGGCCGCCGGCAACAACCGCTACAACCGCAACGGCGCCTACAGCGACGTCTTCCTGATCGAGAACACCGACAAGGGCAAGACCCAGCAGTTCACCGTGTCGCTGTCCAAGCCGTTCAGCGAAGGCGGCGACTGGTCGTGGAACCTGGGCTACACCTATACCCACGCCACCGAAGTCGGTTCGCTGACCAGCTCCACCGCCAGCTCCGGCTGGGGCTACCAGTACGCCTTCAACGCCAACTCGGAAACCGAGAACACGTCGCGCTACGAGATCAAGGACCGTATCTCCGGTTCGCTGAACTGGAAGCACAAGTTCTTCAGCGACTATGAAACCCGTGTGGGCCTGGTTTACGAAGGCCGCAGCGGCCGTCCGTACAGCTACGTGTACAACGGCGACGCCAATGGCGACAGCCGTTCGACCAACGACCTGTTCTACGTGCCGAAGGGTCCGGGCGACGTGCTGTTCGGTAACCTCAGCAGCACCGGCGCGTTCACCGCCAACCCGGCGCTGGAGAAGCAGTTCTTCGACTGGCTGGCGCAGAATCCGCAGCTGGCCAAGTACGCGGGCAGCTACGCTCCGGCCAACGGCTTCCGTTCGTCCTGGATCAACACCTTCGACGTGCACATCAGCCAGCAGCTGCCGGGCTTCTTCAAGGGCCACAAGTCCGAGGTGTGGCTGGACATCCAGAACGTCGGCAACCTGCTGAACAAGAAGTGGGGCCAGATCTACGACTACGGCTTCTTCGCCGATGCGCGCGTGGCGAACCTGCAGGGCATCTACAACGGCAAGTACGTGTACAACACCCTGTACACCGACCAGCCGTCCGCCGCCAATGCCGATGCCGACGGTTTCAACACTGGCGTTTCGCAGTGGTCGCTGAACCTGGGCTTCCGTTACGAGTTCTGA